The Glycine soja cultivar W05 chromosome 6, ASM419377v2, whole genome shotgun sequence genome has a window encoding:
- the LOC114414717 gene encoding protein CYPRO4-like, whose product MGANHSREDLLESSDSEQEEYETFEDATEGSAERKPSTPSSLDDVEAKLKALKLKYSSSSSAPAVNNAVKLYVHIGGNTPKAKWVTSDKLTSYSFVKTHSDADTDEEIDNNDDSDNDNDNDDYDESNEKPFWVLKVGSKIRSKVGPEMGLKSFPEQRRVDFVVRGVWAMKFFSDQDQIDFIDSFQKCLFENTHGVEATEANKLKIYGKDFAAWAKPETADDSMWEDAEEAFTKSPTLVRSNQDLKEEFEEASNGGIQSLALGALDNSFLVSDNGIQVVKNFAHGIHGKGAFVNFSDGYQKGGGGSSYCTPKKTLLMRAETNMLLMSPMGGGKLHSTGLHQLDIETGKVVSEWMFGKDGTEITMRDITNDSKGAQLDPSGSTFLGLDDNRLCRWDMRDRNGMVQNLDDSNAPVLNWAQGHQFSRGTNFQCFATTGDGSIVVGSLDGKIRLYSVNTMRQAKTAFPGLGSPVTHVDVTFDGKWIVGTTDSYLILICTLFTDKNGTTKTGFSGRMGNRIAAPRLLKLNPLDSHLAGANNKFRNAQFSWVTENGKQERHIVATVGKFSVIWNFQQVKDGSHECYRNQQGLKSCFCYKIVLRDDSIVESRFMHDKFAVTDSPEAPLVIATPMKVSSFSISSKR is encoded by the exons ATGGGAGCCAATCACAGTCGCGAAGATCTCTTGGAATCTTCCGACTCCGAACAAGAGGAGTATGAAACCTTCGAAGACGCCACCGAAGGAAGCGCCGAACGGAAACCGTCAACGCCGTCATCCCTCGATGACGTGGAGGCCAAGCTGAAGGCCCTAAAACTTAAAtactcttcctcctcctccgccCCCGCCGTCAATAACGCCGTCAAGCTCTACGTCCACATTGGCGGCAACACCCCCAAAGCCAAATGGGTAACTTCTGATAAACTCACATCTTATTCTTTCGTGAAAACCCACTCCGACGCCGATACCGACGAAGAAATCGACAACAACGACGACTCCGACAACGACAACGACAATGACGACTACGACGAATCAAACGAAAAGCCTTTCTGGGTTTTAAAAGTTGGTTCCAAAATCCGATCCAAGGTGGGCCCGGAGATGGGCCTGAAGAGCTTCCCCGAGCAGCGGCGCGTGGACTTCGTGGTGCGTGGCGTCTGGGCGATGAAGTTCTTCAGCGACCAAGACCAGATCGACTTCATCGATTCCTTCCAGAAGTGTCTCTTCGAGAACACGCACGGCGTCGAGGCCACGGAGGCCAACAAACTCAAAATCTACGGCAAGGATTTCGCGGCGTGGGCAAAACCCGAAACCGCCGATGATTCCATGTGGGAGGACGCAGAGGAAGCCTTCACCAAAAGCCCCACACTGGTTAGGTCAAACCAAGACCTAAAAGAAGAGTTCGAAGAAGCTTCCAACGGTGGAATTCAGAGCCTTGCTTTGGGTGCTTTGGACAACAGTTTCTTGGTGAGTGATAATGGGATTCAGGTTGTGAAGAATTTCGCACATGGGATTCATGGGAAGGGTGCTTTTGTGAATTTCAGTGATGGGTATCAAAAAGGGGGTGGTGGTTCTTCCTATTGTACCCCTAAGAAGACACTTCTGATGAGGGCTGAGACCAACATGCTTCTGATGAGTCCAATGGGTGGAGGGAAGCTTCACTCCACTGGGCTTCATCAGCTTGATATTGAGACTGGGAAGGTTGTGAGTGAATGGATGTTTGGGAAGGATGGGACTGAGATTACAATGAGGGATATTACAAATGATAGTAAAGGGGCTCAATTGGATCCTTCTGGGTCAACTTTTCTAGGGTTGGATGATAACAGGCTTTGTAGGTGGGATATGAGGGATCGTAATGGGATGGTTCAGAACTTGGATGATTCCAATGCCCCCGTGTTGAATTGGGCACAAGGGCATCAGTTTTCGAGGGGGACTAACTTCCAGTGCTTTGCTACTACTGGTGATGGGTCCATTGTTGTGGGGTCTTTGGATGGGAAGATAAGGCTGTATTCGGTGAACACGATGAGGCAGGCGAAGACGGCTTTTCCTGGCCTTGGTTCGCCGGTTACTCATGTGGATGTAACCTTTGATGGAAAGTGGATTGTGGGTACTACTGATTCCTACTTGATTCTTATCTGTACCCTCTTTACTGACAAAAATGGAACAACAAAGACTGGTTTTTCTGGTCGGATGGGGAATAGGATTGCTGCTCCCAGGTTGCTCAAGCTCAACCCTCTTGATTCACATTTGGCTGGAGCGAATAATAAGTTCCGCAATGCTCAGTTTTCGTGG GTGACAGAGAATGGGAAACAGGAGCGACATATAGTAGCCACCGTGGGGAAGTTCAGTGTGATATGGAACTTCCAACAAGTCAAGGATGGTTCTCATGAGTGCTACCGTAACCAACAGGGTCTAAAGAGCTGCTTCTGCTACAAGATAGTCCTTAGGGATGATTCCATTGTTGAGAGCCGATTTATGCATGACAAGTTTGCAGTCACTGATTCTCCTGAGGCTCCATTGGTCATAGCTACCCCAATGAAAGTTAGCTCATTCAGCATATCCAGCAAGCGATGA